A single Apodemus sylvaticus chromosome 20, mApoSyl1.1, whole genome shotgun sequence DNA region contains:
- the Dusp6 gene encoding dual specificity protein phosphatase 6 encodes MIDTLRPVPFASEMAISKTVAWLNEQLELGNERLLLMDCRPQELYESSHIESAINVAIPGIMLRRLQKGNLPVRALFTRCEDRDRFTRRCGTDTVVLYDENSSDWNENTGGESVLGLLLKKLKDEGCRAFYLEGGFSKFQAEFALHCETNLDGSCSSNSSPPLPVLGLGGLRISSDSSSDIESDLDRDPNSATDSDGSPLTNSQPSFPVEILPFLYLGCAKDSTNLDVLEEFGIKYILNVTPNLPNLFENAGEFKYKQIPISDHWSQNLSQFFPEAISFIDEARGKNCGVLVHCLAGISRSVTVTVAYLMQKLNLSMNDAYDIVKMKKSNISPNFNFMGQLLDFERTLGLSSPCDNRVPTQQLYFTTPSNQNVYQVDSLQST; translated from the exons ATGATAGATACGCTCAGACCCGTGCCCTTCGCGTCGGAAATGGCGATCAGCAAGACGGTGGCGTGGCTCAACGAGCAGCTGGAGCTGGGCAACGAACGGCTGCTGCTGATGGACTGCCGACCTCAGGAGCTGTACGAGTCGTCGCACATCGAATCTGCCATCAACGTGGCCATCCCGGGCATCATGCTGCGGCGACTGCAGAAGGGCAACCTGCCCGTGCGCGCGCTCTTCACGCGCTGCGAGGACCGGGACCGCTTTACCAGGCGCTGCGGCACCGACACCGTGGTGCTCTACGACGAGAACAGCAGCGACTGGAATGAGAACACAGGTGGGGAGTCGGTCCTCGGGCTGTTGCTCAAGAAACTCAAAGACGAAGGCTGCCGGGCGTTCTACCTGGAAG GTGGATTCAGTAAGTTCCAGGCCGAGTTCGCCCTGCACTGCGAGACCAATCTAGACGGCTCGTGCAGCAGCAATAGCTCCCCGCCTTTGCCAGTTCTGGGGCTCGGGGGCCTGCGGATCAGCTCCGACTCTTCTTCGGATATTGAGTCTGACCTTGACCGAGACCCCAATAGTGCAACGGACTCGGATGGCAGCCCGCTGACCAACAGCCAACCTTCCTTCCCGGTGGAGATTTTGCCCTTTCTTTACCTGGGCTGTGCCAAGGACTCTACCAACTTGGACGTCTTGGAAGAGTTTGGCATCAAGTACATCTTGAATGTCACCCCCAATTTGCCCAATCTGTTTGAGAATGCAGGGGAGTTCAAATACAAGCAAATTCCTATCTCGGATCACTGGAGCCAAAACCTGTCCCAGTTTTTCCCTGAGGCCATTTCTTTCATAG ATGAAGCCCGAGGCAAAAACTGTGGCGTCCTGGTGCATTGCTTGGCGGGTATCAGCCGCTCAGTCACCGTGACAGTAGCTTACCTGATGCAGAAGCTCAACCTGTCCATGAATGACGCTTACGACATTGTCAAGATGAAGAAGTCCAACATCTCCCCGAACTTCAACTTCATGGGCCAGCTGCTTGACTTTGAAAGGACCCTGGGACTCAGCAGCCCCTGTGACAACCGTGTCCCCACACAGCAGCTCTACTTCACCACGCCCTCCAACCAGAACGTCTACCAGGTGGACTCCCTGCAGTCTACGTGA